ACCCCGGTGGTTTATGAACACAAAGTCATCGGTGCGGTATGTCTCAGGGTAGATGTGATGGAGATCAGTAAATTAATGCGGAGTGTTCGCCTGGGGGAAACGGGGGAGACGTATTTGATAAATAAAGACGGCTATATGATTTCTGAATCCAAGTATTTAAAATACCTTAAGGATGCAGGATTTGTCCAGCAAAGAACAACACTTGAACTTCAGGTGTTAAACCCAGGGACAAAAGAACTCACACGGAGTGCTGAAGAGTGTATAAAAGGTAAAAAAGGTCATGATGCAGATGGCTATACAGACTATCGGGAAACAAAGGTGCTGGGCTTTTGGCAATGGATACCAGAACTGGACTGGGGTATTATTGCAGAAATTGATGTAAATGAAGGATACGGCCCGGTAGAAAGACTACATACTATTGTTACTCCGATCATAATACTGATAACACTTGCTGTCATCTCCTTTGCATTCTTCTTTGGGAAAAAGATATCAGATCCCATTTTGTACCTTACCGAGATAACAAAAAGTATTTCAGAAGGTGATTACAGCAAGCGGGTGAAAATTACCTCCAACGATGAAATTGGAGAACTCTCAAATTCTTTCAACAAGATGGCTAGTTTTTTAGAAGAAAAAACACAAATACTTAAGGAATACACAGCCAACCTGGAAAGGACCGTGGAGGAAAGGACAAGGGACTTGACCCGTATGAATCAAGAATTGGAAAAACAAAGTAGCAATCTGGAGAAGGCATATAAGGAATTATTGACGCTTGATCAGATGAAGGATAAGATGATCCGGGATGTGTCTCATGAATTGAAATCGCCCGTTGCACAAGTACAGATGGCAATTGATCTCTGGTCCATGGAAGTCAAAAAAGAACATATTGACCGCTCAAAGGAAGAAAAATTTGGCAAGATAATAAATAATAGTTTGCAGCGGTTGCGTAAGACAATCGGGAGTATCCTTGATCTCTCTGTTTTGGAATCGGGTAGGTTAGTGTTTAAGAAAGAATCCATCCAGATGGACGAATTGGTTTTACAAATAACTGCCGGTATGAGACTGTTGACCGGAAAAAAAGGATTGGCTTTGATAAATCACGTGAGCCAGGGATTACCTCCGGTAATTGGCGACAAAGATGAGATTCTGCGTGTAGTTACCAATCTTATAGATAATGCAATAAAATACACAGAAAAAGGAGAAATTCATGTTTTTTTAGAACAAAAGGATTCCTTTATAGAATTTGCCGTAAAAGATACAGGTGTTGGCATTGGTTTACCAAAAGACCAGTTTGGGAAATTATTTGAAAGGTTTTTTCAAGAACGTCCAAGAACAGATGGCGCAGGGGTCGGCCTTGCAATATGCAAAAATATCGTAGAGGCACACAAAGGGAATCTCTTGGTAGAAAGTGACGGTACGGGTAAAGGTGCAACCTTTAAATTTACCTTACCGATAGCACAGCAATACGCTTCATGAATATGAAATGTATCATGAATAAAAAAGGAGTTGGGCTTGGGCAAAAAAATACTCATAATAGAAGATGAAGATGAGTTTTTCTTTTTTTATACGATGATGTTAGAAGGTACTGATTATATCGTCCTTCGCGCCATCGACGGAAAAGATGCGCTTGAAAAAATACATGAAAATAAGCCAGACCTTATTATCCTGGATTTGTTATTGGATCAAATAACAGGCGATACCTTCCTGAAACAATTGAAATCGAATCCTCTGTACGCAAACATTCCTGTCATTATTGCAAGCAGTTTTTCGCCTCGGTCGTATAAGACAATTTTCGAAATAGATTCCGGGTTGGTCTTCCTGGAAAAACCATTTACGAAGGAAAGGCTGCTTGCTGAAATTAAGGCCAGGCTAGGCGCTTAGCAAAAATAATGTGGTATTTTTTGCAAAAAAATTTCATTGTGTTTGTTCAGAATTCATGGGAAGCACCAGTTTTTCATGATAATCTGTTTGGTTCCAGTTTTTCCAGATGAAGGTATCCATGAACTATTTTCTATCGATCAAAGAATTTTGCATCATTGTTTTTTTGCTCCTTGTGGGTTGCCATACCTCACTACACACAGAATCTGTTATTAAAAGAGATACCTA
The sequence above is a segment of the Candidatus Brocadia sp. genome. Coding sequences within it:
- a CDS encoding HAMP domain-containing protein is translated as MNTFIKQFLQKYLSRKNFFPNILSKFHIPSYKSIKTKIIISSILLSVFPIFIMRVFIYPTEKKALQDALIQNLEGVGHKQAELIVRWIKERKADARIVAENPNVPGVIYKSEGSENFYRLLHHLNTLREAYGYKEIFICDRFGDLKITTSTGKVITNLAGFEFFQMAISGVTFVSPIMPSVIPLENEYGKLEHGLPTLYISTPVVYEHKVIGAVCLRVDVMEISKLMRSVRLGETGETYLINKDGYMISESKYLKYLKDAGFVQQRTTLELQVLNPGTKELTRSAEECIKGKKGHDADGYTDYRETKVLGFWQWIPELDWGIIAEIDVNEGYGPVERLHTIVTPIIILITLAVISFAFFFGKKISDPILYLTEITKSISEGDYSKRVKITSNDEIGELSNSFNKMASFLEEKTQILKEYTANLERTVEERTRDLTRMNQELEKQSSNLEKAYKELLTLDQMKDKMIRDVSHELKSPVAQVQMAIDLWSMEVKKEHIDRSKEEKFGKIINNSLQRLRKTIGSILDLSVLESGRLVFKKESIQMDELVLQITAGMRLLTGKKGLALINHVSQGLPPVIGDKDEILRVVTNLIDNAIKYTEKGEIHVFLEQKDSFIEFAVKDTGVGIGLPKDQFGKLFERFFQERPRTDGAGVGLAICKNIVEAHKGNLLVESDGTGKGATFKFTLPIAQQYAS
- a CDS encoding response regulator; the protein is MGKKILIIEDEDEFFFFYTMMLEGTDYIVLRAIDGKDALEKIHENKPDLIILDLLLDQITGDTFLKQLKSNPLYANIPVIIASSFSPRSYKTIFEIDSGLVFLEKPFTKERLLAEIKARLGA